Proteins encoded by one window of Luteimonas yindakuii:
- a CDS encoding efflux RND transporter periplasmic adaptor subunit produces the protein MPAAIGALVLLLVLWAVLRMRGPVLPGYDVVAGPLVQQVVATGRIAALSRVQVGAEIAGLVLERRVMEGDRVEPGDVLVVLRAADLEARRDEARAALAALREAERPDAEARLRQARAELAQAERDLVRRRELGQAQLVSRESVEQAAQAVVAARAATEQARVAVAALAGGAREAQAREQLQAAEAALERSRIRATVAGTVLTRNVEPGDTVNPGDVLMDIAADAPGEILLPLDEKNLERIEVGQGATAIADAFPARPFAATVHHVAPGIDPARGTVDVRLRIDPAADFVRQDMTVTVTILTGRRDDALAVPNDALLDDADGSDRAAVLRVRDGRVQRTPVRLGLRGLAMSEVLEGLQAGDRVLAVGALAADAVPEDGTRVRVEGQPAPQAGHATRGELPVAFD, from the coding sequence ATGCCTGCCGCAATCGGCGCACTGGTCCTGTTGCTGGTGCTGTGGGCGGTGCTGCGCATGCGCGGCCCCGTGCTGCCCGGCTATGACGTCGTCGCCGGGCCGCTCGTGCAGCAGGTGGTCGCCACCGGGCGGATTGCAGCGCTTTCGCGGGTGCAGGTGGGCGCCGAGATCGCCGGGCTGGTGCTCGAGCGTCGGGTGATGGAGGGCGACCGCGTCGAACCGGGCGATGTGCTGGTGGTGCTGCGCGCGGCGGATCTTGAAGCCCGTCGTGACGAGGCCCGCGCGGCACTCGCCGCATTGCGCGAAGCCGAACGTCCCGATGCCGAGGCACGTCTGCGCCAGGCGCGGGCGGAACTGGCACAGGCCGAACGCGACCTCGTGCGTCGCCGCGAACTTGGCCAGGCCCAGCTGGTCTCGCGCGAAAGCGTGGAGCAGGCCGCGCAGGCCGTCGTCGCCGCGCGTGCGGCGACCGAGCAGGCGCGCGTGGCCGTGGCCGCACTGGCCGGGGGCGCGCGCGAAGCACAGGCCCGCGAGCAGCTGCAGGCCGCCGAGGCCGCGCTCGAACGCTCGCGGATCCGCGCCACCGTCGCCGGCACCGTGCTCACCCGCAACGTCGAGCCCGGCGACACTGTAAATCCCGGCGACGTGCTGATGGATATCGCCGCCGATGCGCCCGGCGAGATCCTGCTGCCGCTGGACGAGAAAAACCTCGAGCGGATCGAAGTGGGGCAGGGCGCGACCGCCATCGCCGATGCGTTTCCCGCTCGCCCGTTCGCCGCCACCGTGCACCACGTCGCGCCGGGCATCGATCCCGCGCGCGGCACCGTCGACGTTCGCCTGCGCATCGATCCCGCCGCCGATTTCGTGCGCCAGGACATGACCGTCACCGTGACCATCCTCACCGGCCGCCGCGACGACGCGCTGGCGGTACCCAACGACGCGCTGCTCGATGACGCTGACGGTTCCGACCGCGCCGCCGTGTTGCGGGTGCGCGATGGCCGCGTGCAGCGCACGCCGGTGCGCCTGGGCCTGCGCGGGCTGGCGATGAGCGAGGTGCTCGAAGGCCTGCAGGCCGGCGACCGCGTGCTGGCCGTCGGCGCGCTGGCCGCCGACGCCGTGCCCGAAGACGGCACCCGCGTGCGCGTGGAGGGCCAGCCCGCGCCGCAGGCCGGTCACGCCACGCGCGGTGAGTTGCCCGTCGCGTTCGACTGA
- a CDS encoding ABC transporter permease encodes MWIESTIAMRFLRQGRAQTLLILVGIAVGVAVIVFVTALIAGLQDNLIDRTLGTQAHVRVEAPREANRIAGASAGVLQLVLEDPRPQALRPIDNWLQVQDVLDRLPGVAAVSPLVSGPAFGRRGEAVQSVALVGVDLDRYLQVIPLDENMLEGRLEVGSGNAVIGRQLAEDLGLRLGGKLRLDAGDGREAIVNVAGIFELGVRELDARYVYLDLKQAQSLLALPGGVTVIDMTVDDLFGANQVAARVRGLTGLQAESWMESNAQLMNALTSQSMSTRMISVFVAISVALGIASVLAVSVAQRTREIGILRAMGTRRGQMLLVFLVQGAVLGLAGSALGALAGWGLVASFNNFGPGLFFIPVPAALVPAAMALATLAGMGAALTPAWRASRLDPVEAIRG; translated from the coding sequence ATGTGGATCGAATCCACCATCGCGATGCGCTTCCTGCGCCAGGGCCGCGCGCAGACGCTGCTGATCCTCGTCGGCATCGCGGTGGGCGTCGCGGTGATCGTGTTCGTGACCGCGCTGATCGCCGGCCTGCAGGACAACCTCATCGACCGCACGCTCGGCACCCAGGCGCATGTGCGCGTGGAAGCGCCGCGCGAGGCCAACCGCATCGCGGGCGCGTCTGCCGGCGTGCTGCAGCTGGTGCTGGAGGACCCGCGCCCACAGGCGCTGCGGCCGATCGACAACTGGCTGCAGGTGCAGGACGTGCTCGACCGGCTGCCGGGCGTGGCCGCGGTGTCGCCGCTGGTGTCGGGGCCGGCGTTCGGGCGTCGCGGCGAAGCGGTGCAATCGGTGGCGCTGGTCGGTGTGGATCTGGACCGCTATCTGCAGGTCATTCCGCTCGACGAGAACATGCTCGAGGGCCGGCTCGAAGTGGGCTCGGGCAACGCGGTCATCGGCCGCCAGCTGGCGGAGGATCTCGGCCTGCGCCTCGGCGGCAAGCTGCGCCTCGATGCCGGCGACGGTCGCGAGGCCATCGTCAACGTGGCCGGCATCTTCGAACTCGGCGTGCGCGAGCTCGACGCGCGCTATGTCTACCTCGACCTCAAGCAGGCGCAGTCGCTGCTGGCGCTGCCCGGCGGCGTGACCGTGATCGACATGACCGTGGATGACCTGTTCGGCGCCAACCAGGTGGCCGCGCGCGTGCGCGGTCTGACCGGCCTGCAGGCGGAGAGCTGGATGGAGAGCAACGCACAGCTGATGAACGCGCTGACCTCGCAAAGCATGTCCACGCGGATGATCAGTGTCTTCGTCGCGATCTCGGTCGCGCTCGGCATCGCCAGCGTGCTCGCGGTCAGCGTGGCCCAGCGCACGCGCGAGATCGGCATCCTGCGCGCGATGGGCACGCGCCGCGGCCAGATGCTGCTGGTATTCCTGGTGCAGGGCGCGGTGCTGGGCCTGGCGGGCTCGGCGCTGGGCGCGCTGGCCGGCTGGGGGCTGGTGGCCTCGTTCAACAATTTTGGTCCGGGCCTGTTCTTCATCCCGGTGCCGGCGGCACTGGTGCCCGCGGCCATGGCGCTGGCCACGCTGGCCGGCATGGGTGCGGCGCTCACCCCGGCCTGGCGCGCCTCGCGCCTCGACCCGGTGGAGGCGATCCGTGGCTGA